One window of the Candidatus Chryseobacterium colombiense genome contains the following:
- a CDS encoding DUF2891 domain-containing protein — MKKHLLAIICSPFLLYAQEVPKLTNEMAIKLSEKPLHCINQEYPNKTAHIINNAGEVTLSPKDLHPSFYGCFDWHSSVHGHWMLVRLLKTKPDLSITKDIENLLDNSFKKENLQTEADYFTKYELTATFERTYGWAWLLKLDEELATWNHPKAKIWHQNLKPLTDKILSSWKTFLPKQTYPNRTGVHPNTAFAMVFALDWARATGDKTFESQLIEKAKYFYLNNTKTPAYLEPDGSDFFSPSLEIADLMRRVLPQNEFVKWLNTFYEKRSLENIEKIPVVSDLSDYQTVHLVGLSFSKAWCMKGIAKSLPDNHPLKKEFQKTANIFLKNGLPLLFQGNYGGDHWLASFAVYALED, encoded by the coding sequence ATGAAAAAGCATCTTTTAGCCATTATATGTTCTCCGTTTTTACTCTATGCTCAGGAAGTTCCGAAACTGACCAATGAAATGGCGATCAAATTATCCGAAAAACCGCTTCACTGTATCAATCAGGAGTATCCGAATAAAACCGCCCATATTATTAATAATGCTGGTGAAGTTACTTTGAGTCCAAAAGATCTGCATCCGAGCTTTTACGGGTGTTTTGACTGGCATAGCTCTGTTCATGGACATTGGATGCTGGTTCGTTTGTTAAAAACAAAACCGGATTTATCCATTACAAAAGACATTGAAAACCTTCTTGATAATTCCTTCAAAAAAGAGAACCTTCAGACAGAGGCGGATTATTTTACAAAATATGAATTAACCGCAACTTTTGAAAGAACATACGGTTGGGCTTGGTTACTGAAGTTGGATGAAGAATTGGCAACTTGGAATCATCCAAAAGCCAAAATCTGGCACCAGAATTTAAAACCTTTAACGGATAAGATTTTGAGCTCTTGGAAAACTTTTTTACCTAAACAGACCTATCCAAACAGAACAGGAGTCCATCCTAATACAGCATTTGCCATGGTCTTTGCTTTGGATTGGGCAAGAGCGACAGGTGATAAAACTTTCGAGAGTCAACTGATAGAAAAAGCAAAATATTTTTATTTAAATAATACAAAAACTCCAGCTTATCTTGAACCGGATGGATCGGATTTCTTTTCGCCGAGTTTAGAAATTGCAGATTTGATGAGAAGAGTTCTGCCTCAAAACGAATTTGTAAAGTGGCTCAATACATTCTACGAAAAACGAAGCCTTGAGAATATTGAAAAAATTCCTGTAGTAAGTGATCTGAGTGACTATCAAACCGTGCATTTAGTAGGGCTGTCTTTTTCAAAAGCATGGTGTATGAAAGGAATTGCAAAATCTCTTCCGGATAATCATCCATTGAAAAAAGAATTTCAAAAAACAGCCAACATATTTTTAAAGAATGGACTTCCGCTACTTTTCCAGGGGAATTACGGCGGCGATCATTGGCTGGCAAGTTTTGCAGTCTATGCTTTAGAAGATTAA
- a CDS encoding HlyD family secretion protein, whose translation MENKEQNTQNTSSVPVQSSAVAKKKENKKNKIRAIISNVIVFLVIGLGLFWLVREYFHIGDKTYTEAAQVEEFINPINTRVSAYIKEIKFIEHQKVKKGDTLVILDNREILTQLGQAEAAYQNALAQRTATSSSVNTVSNNVNVMESNIAGAKARLWNAEQNLIRYKNLLASEAVTRQQYDQIKTEYDAQKAAYETLVNQKQSANLSTTEVKSKLGINDAEIKRTKSALDMAKINLSYTVITAPYDGVMGRRTISEGQLIQPGQQVATIVLNGQKWVTANFLESQMPNIKIGEKMMMTADALGGQKFEGVVTAISAATGSRYSNVPTDNSTGNFIKVQQRIPVRIEFTASNKKEDIDKLSAGMNVNVSFEGKK comes from the coding sequence ATGGAAAACAAGGAACAAAATACTCAAAATACATCTTCAGTACCTGTACAGTCAAGTGCTGTAGCAAAAAAGAAAGAAAATAAAAAGAATAAAATCAGGGCTATCATTTCAAATGTTATTGTCTTTTTGGTGATCGGTTTGGGATTATTCTGGCTGGTTCGTGAATATTTTCATATTGGAGATAAAACTTATACTGAAGCGGCACAAGTAGAGGAATTCATTAACCCGATCAATACCCGAGTTTCTGCTTATATCAAAGAAATAAAATTCATTGAACACCAGAAGGTTAAAAAAGGAGATACCTTGGTAATTCTTGATAACCGTGAAATTCTAACGCAACTTGGTCAGGCTGAAGCCGCTTATCAAAATGCCTTGGCTCAAAGAACGGCAACAAGCTCATCAGTAAATACGGTTTCAAACAATGTTAATGTGATGGAATCTAACATTGCCGGCGCAAAAGCAAGACTTTGGAATGCTGAACAAAATTTGATTCGATATAAAAATCTTCTGGCTTCGGAAGCGGTGACAAGACAGCAATATGATCAGATAAAAACTGAGTATGATGCCCAAAAGGCAGCCTATGAAACTTTGGTGAACCAAAAACAGTCTGCAAACCTTTCTACAACGGAAGTGAAAAGCAAATTAGGAATTAATGACGCCGAAATTAAGAGAACAAAGTCTGCTTTGGATATGGCGAAAATTAATTTATCATATACGGTAATTACAGCGCCTTATGATGGAGTAATGGGAAGAAGAACGATTTCTGAAGGGCAATTGATACAACCGGGACAACAAGTGGCAACGATAGTTTTAAACGGACAAAAATGGGTAACTGCCAACTTTTTGGAAAGCCAGATGCCCAATATTAAAATCGGTGAAAAAATGATGATGACAGCGGATGCTTTGGGCGGACAAAAGTTTGAAGGGGTAGTAACTGCGATTTCCGCAGCAACGGGTTCAAGGTATTCAAATGTTCCGACAGATAATTCAACCGGAAACTTCATTAAAGTGCAGCAGAGGATTCCTGTGAGAATTGAGTTTACGGCTTCCAACAAAAAAGAAGATATTGATAAGCTGAGCGCGGGAATGAATGTGAATGTGAGTTTTGAAGGTAAAAAGTAA
- the dnaA gene encoding chromosomal replication initiator protein DnaA, translated as MDENLMMIWQKCLQFMRDNLNAAEDNSDLKKLEKSFDLLFDKVQPISLVDNNLTLMVPSDFYKEYIEDNYLSLLSAALKKNIGKGVKLWYSVMENKPVGLEKPVTMNMKGKTVPTPKVQETMPQGFSSNIVNPFVVPGIKKVNIDSNLKSDFSFENYVEGESNKFAATVARSIAKRPGATAFNPLFLYGGYGVGKTHLGQAVGLEVKSQFPDKVVLYLSSEKFIQQFISAAKAHKQTEFANFYQMVDVLIIDDIQFLSGKSATQDSFFHIFDYLHQNGKQIILTSDKAPADIMDIQDRIVSRFKWGLSAEIKSPDLETRKKIIEDKLSRDGIVLTEDMLDFLAAEAKTNVRELIGVINSVIAYSTIYKSDLSLELLKDTINKIAANQKKVINIPFIQEVVCDYFGIKREQLLSKTRKREIALPRQLAMYFAKEFTNATFTKIGEEMGGKDHSTVMYACETIKDVSKIDKEVKKYVKELTERIKH; from the coding sequence ATGGATGAAAATTTAATGATGATATGGCAGAAATGCCTTCAGTTTATGCGTGATAATCTTAACGCAGCTGAAGATAATTCTGATCTTAAAAAACTGGAAAAATCTTTCGACTTACTGTTTGACAAAGTGCAGCCAATTTCTTTGGTTGACAATAATCTTACGTTGATGGTTCCGAGTGATTTTTACAAAGAATATATTGAGGATAATTACCTGTCCCTGCTTTCTGCTGCCCTGAAGAAAAATATAGGAAAAGGTGTAAAACTTTGGTATTCTGTAATGGAAAATAAGCCGGTTGGTTTAGAAAAGCCTGTTACAATGAATATGAAAGGAAAAACAGTTCCTACTCCAAAAGTTCAGGAGACTATGCCGCAAGGTTTCTCTTCAAACATAGTTAACCCTTTTGTGGTTCCAGGAATTAAAAAAGTAAATATAGATTCTAATCTAAAATCGGATTTTTCTTTCGAAAACTATGTAGAAGGGGAAAGTAATAAATTTGCTGCTACAGTGGCGAGGTCTATTGCCAAAAGACCAGGTGCAACAGCTTTTAACCCGTTGTTTTTATATGGAGGTTATGGAGTTGGAAAAACGCATTTAGGTCAGGCTGTAGGACTTGAAGTAAAAAGCCAGTTTCCAGATAAAGTAGTTTTATATCTATCTTCTGAAAAATTTATCCAGCAGTTTATCTCGGCGGCAAAAGCGCATAAACAGACAGAATTTGCGAACTTTTATCAGATGGTAGATGTACTGATCATCGATGATATTCAGTTCCTGTCAGGAAAATCTGCAACACAGGATAGTTTCTTCCATATTTTTGACTATCTGCATCAGAATGGAAAACAGATTATCCTTACTTCAGATAAGGCTCCTGCAGATATTATGGATATTCAGGACAGAATTGTTTCCCGTTTCAAATGGGGACTTTCTGCAGAAATAAAATCTCCGGATTTAGAAACCCGTAAGAAAATCATTGAAGACAAATTAAGCAGAGACGGTATCGTTCTTACTGAAGATATGCTTGATTTCCTTGCTGCAGAAGCAAAGACAAACGTAAGAGAACTTATTGGGGTGATAAATTCGGTAATTGCGTACTCTACAATTTATAAGTCTGACTTAAGTTTAGAATTATTAAAAGATACCATCAATAAGATTGCAGCGAACCAGAAGAAAGTGATCAATATTCCTTTCATTCAGGAAGTGGTTTGCGATTATTTTGGAATTAAGAGAGAGCAGCTTTTATCTAAAACTAGAAAAAGAGAGATCGCTCTTCCAAGACAATTGGCAATGTATTTCGCTAAAGAATTTACCAATGCTACTTTTACTAAAATTGGTGAGGAAATGGGTGGAAAAGACCACTCTACGGTAATGTATGCCTGCGAAACGATAAAAGATGTGTCAAAAATCGATAAGGAAGTTAAAAAATACGTTAAAGAACTTACCGAAAGAATCAAGCACTAA
- a CDS encoding TolC family protein, whose amino-acid sequence MVKNVKTALSLVIALFPTLFFSQEIKQMTANEVAELAVQNHQQLKVSAQNIDIAKQNTNVAKLQKLPTITASTSQFYLGDAVAIDKDFSNSTNIPMPHYGSSYAVQATQLIFKGGLVNKSIELAGLREQLSKLDLEKNKQDVKFLVISNYLDVYKILNQHEVFQNNKRLAQERLKNIQKFYQQGMVTRNEVIRGELAIKNLDQGILTLVNNKKILNYNLSIALGLPTDTEIIPIESLGNKEAGIGMEYYINLAHESNPLMKSAKTNMDVAEKNIEIIKTDKMPTVAGFGGYTLQRPITTRNPVLDMYSGGWQTGVSLSYNIDNLYKTKERVKLGELQKTQANDAMTLTQQNIDMAVNAAYVKYQESIQQADILNDAKKLAEENYKITEAKYLNQLAVQAEMIDAQNQKLQSELDYANAEINVLYQYYNLLKSTGTL is encoded by the coding sequence ATGGTAAAGAACGTAAAAACAGCGCTATCACTAGTGATAGCATTATTTCCTACGCTGTTTTTTTCGCAAGAAATAAAACAGATGACAGCGAATGAGGTGGCCGAACTCGCCGTGCAAAATCATCAGCAGCTAAAAGTCTCGGCACAGAATATCGATATTGCCAAACAGAATACTAATGTTGCAAAACTTCAGAAACTTCCTACAATAACCGCTTCTACAAGTCAATTTTATTTAGGGGATGCAGTGGCAATCGATAAAGATTTTTCCAATTCCACCAATATTCCGATGCCTCATTACGGAAGTTCGTATGCAGTCCAGGCTACGCAGCTGATCTTCAAAGGAGGATTAGTGAATAAATCTATTGAACTGGCCGGACTTCGCGAGCAGCTTTCAAAATTAGATTTAGAAAAAAATAAACAGGATGTGAAATTTTTGGTGATCTCCAACTATCTGGATGTTTATAAGATATTAAATCAACATGAAGTATTTCAGAACAACAAAAGATTGGCTCAGGAAAGGTTAAAAAATATCCAGAAATTTTATCAGCAGGGAATGGTTACCCGAAATGAAGTGATTCGTGGTGAACTGGCCATCAAAAATTTGGATCAGGGAATTTTGACTTTGGTGAATAATAAGAAAATTCTCAATTATAATTTAAGTATTGCTTTGGGATTACCGACTGATACCGAGATTATCCCGATTGAAAGTTTAGGGAACAAAGAGGCCGGAATCGGAATGGAATATTATATAAATCTTGCCCATGAAAGCAATCCTTTAATGAAATCTGCGAAAACAAATATGGACGTTGCGGAAAAAAATATTGAAATTATAAAAACAGATAAAATGCCTACGGTTGCCGGTTTTGGAGGATATACTTTACAAAGACCGATTACCACGAGAAATCCTGTTTTGGATATGTATTCCGGAGGTTGGCAAACAGGAGTTTCTTTAAGCTATAATATTGATAATTTATATAAAACGAAAGAAAGAGTAAAGCTGGGAGAGCTGCAGAAAACGCAGGCGAATGATGCAATGACGTTAACACAACAGAATATTGATATGGCTGTGAATGCTGCCTATGTAAAATATCAGGAATCTATTCAACAGGCAGATATTCTGAATGATGCTAAAAAATTGGCTGAAGAAAACTATAAGATTACGGAAGCTAAATATTTGAACCAATTAGCAGTACAGGCAGAAATGATTGATGCGCAAAACCAGAAGCTTCAATCGGAGCTGGATTATGCCAATGCGGAAATCAACGTACTGTATCAATATTACAATCTTCTGAAATCTACAGGAACTCTTTAA
- a CDS encoding low molecular weight phosphotyrosine protein phosphatase produces MKILMVCLGNICRSPLAEGIMKTKLPDSFIVDSAGTISMHEGEHPDKRTIKTAANHKIDISKQRSRPITILDFENFDKIYCMDANVLADVVSKAKNEEQRQKISLFLEAAGDHNHTEVPDPYWGDMKDFEEVFQLLEKGCNKIAENLL; encoded by the coding sequence ATGAAAATACTAATGGTATGTTTGGGAAATATATGCAGAAGTCCTTTGGCAGAAGGAATTATGAAAACCAAGCTTCCTGACAGCTTTATAGTGGATTCTGCGGGTACAATTTCCATGCACGAAGGAGAGCATCCGGATAAAAGAACTATAAAAACAGCAGCAAACCATAAGATAGATATTTCAAAACAGCGCTCAAGACCTATTACAATCCTGGATTTTGAAAATTTTGATAAAATCTATTGTATGGATGCTAATGTATTAGCGGATGTGGTCTCAAAGGCTAAAAACGAAGAACAAAGACAAAAAATATCCTTATTTTTAGAAGCGGCAGGAGATCATAACCATACAGAAGTTCCCGATCCGTATTGGGGAGATATGAAAGATTTCGAAGAGGTTTTTCAGTTATTAGAGAAAGGCTGCAATAAGATTGCAGAGAATTTGCTTTAA
- a CDS encoding MFS transporter has protein sequence MYNKGLYNDWVPKPVQLLLIVLLLAVVMPLGGVYVGNISYVVSGTGAMTEYFMWANYATTIGMGACMPVVLRMKMRFKVRDKMTVLLVLLGLLSYLNSTTLDPMIFVFSSLCIGFLKMMVTIELFLPLMAMIGNRGMFYGAFYTFVLVLNQISGYYAAQVSINYNWQHFYVIMAVACFVLALVHWVFMHDKYFALKVPLHYIDWLSILLFVSTFMFSAYVFSFGKQQDWLNSKNIINASIAAFSSFALLAIRQLTLKRPYLSFKIFTKNNVQHGLFMLFMLGMFLGTTTIQNSFAVGVLGYDQLTNAKLNILMIPGLIVAGIMAIIWFKKEIPLKMFIFSGFAAMVGYAIVMYFSMVLEFNYENWYLPMFLKGYGMGSLFISVWFYTLDKLEMDDMLAAIGLVLVWRTFLAVGFFSALYSWFLYHFQVVAIGDLAVYMDGMTVSPQNAAVGLKAIQLNAIIVAIKKIFGYIILAGIGVLIYVFTHHFGKERFEYARFVKILSGKSALARKRLRERKRLLHEIKDAAGPAL, from the coding sequence ATGTATAACAAAGGATTATATAACGACTGGGTTCCGAAACCTGTACAGCTTTTACTGATTGTATTGCTTCTTGCCGTAGTGATGCCATTGGGTGGAGTTTACGTGGGAAATATCAGCTATGTAGTAAGCGGAACCGGTGCGATGACGGAATATTTCATGTGGGCGAATTATGCAACAACCATAGGAATGGGAGCGTGTATGCCGGTTGTTCTCAGAATGAAAATGAGATTTAAGGTTAGGGATAAAATGACTGTTTTACTGGTGCTTTTGGGATTGCTGAGCTACCTCAATTCAACCACCCTTGATCCGATGATCTTTGTGTTTTCCTCTTTATGTATCGGGTTTTTAAAAATGATGGTAACGATAGAACTGTTTTTACCATTAATGGCAATGATCGGCAACCGGGGAATGTTTTATGGTGCGTTTTATACATTTGTTTTAGTGCTCAATCAGATTTCAGGATATTATGCAGCACAGGTTTCGATTAATTATAACTGGCAACATTTTTATGTCATTATGGCGGTCGCGTGCTTTGTGCTTGCTTTGGTGCATTGGGTTTTTATGCATGATAAATACTTTGCCCTAAAAGTTCCATTACATTATATTGACTGGCTGAGTATATTGCTTTTCGTTTCCACATTTATGTTTTCAGCCTATGTCTTTTCATTCGGAAAACAGCAGGATTGGCTCAATTCAAAAAATATTATCAATGCAAGTATAGCAGCTTTCTCGAGTTTTGCTTTGTTAGCGATTCGTCAGCTTACTTTAAAAAGACCTTATTTATCCTTTAAAATATTCACTAAAAATAATGTTCAGCACGGATTGTTCATGCTTTTTATGTTAGGAATGTTTTTGGGAACAACTACGATTCAGAATTCTTTTGCGGTGGGAGTTTTGGGCTATGATCAGCTGACAAATGCCAAATTGAATATATTGATGATTCCCGGGCTTATTGTAGCCGGAATAATGGCCATTATCTGGTTTAAAAAAGAAATTCCCTTGAAGATGTTTATCTTTTCCGGTTTTGCGGCCATGGTGGGATATGCGATCGTAATGTATTTTTCTATGGTGCTGGAATTCAATTATGAAAACTGGTATTTACCGATGTTCCTGAAAGGATACGGAATGGGTTCACTTTTTATTTCCGTTTGGTTTTATACATTGGATAAGCTGGAAATGGATGATATGTTGGCTGCTATCGGATTGGTATTGGTTTGGAGAACATTTTTGGCTGTTGGATTTTTCTCTGCGCTTTATTCATGGTTTCTGTATCATTTTCAGGTGGTTGCCATTGGTGATCTGGCTGTTTATATGGACGGAATGACTGTTTCTCCTCAAAATGCAGCAGTAGGTTTAAAAGCAATTCAGCTCAATGCCATTATTGTAGCAATTAAAAAAATATTCGGATATATTATTCTGGCAGGAATCGGAGTTTTAATCTATGTTTTTACGCATCATTTTGGAAAAGAACGTTTCGAATATGCAAGATTTGTTAAAATATTAAGCGGAAAATCAGCTTTGGCGAGAAAAAGACTTCGGGAAAGAAAAAGATTGTTACATGAAATAAAAGATGCAGCAGGTCCTGCATTATAA
- a CDS encoding AraC family transcriptional regulator → MSALEKFGVDIFTQHNIFERIAVDKPFRPENPAFIFIKTGTIKLKQHFRDLELSANMFMVTDPQTIYEVVSVSDDFQSRMVSYKREFISALSLKFNRLITYRYFRQQMNIGVPFHQDEMDVIWKSVNFLKYILDSETEMMYKKEMVEHLFSVFCYQMAGIISKEDNSSMNQMSRQEEIVFVFLTDLAEHHLTERSVEFYAERQSITTRHLSSVIKSITGKSASQIIALVVINEAKVLLNSSNKTVSEISSILGFSDQYSFSHFFKKHLGESPTQYRYQFEN, encoded by the coding sequence ATGTCTGCCTTAGAAAAATTCGGAGTTGATATTTTTACACAACATAATATATTCGAGAGAATTGCTGTCGATAAACCTTTCCGACCTGAAAATCCGGCATTCATTTTCATTAAAACAGGTACCATAAAGCTGAAGCAGCATTTTCGTGATTTGGAGCTTTCTGCGAATATGTTTATGGTAACAGATCCGCAAACAATTTACGAAGTAGTTTCAGTGAGTGATGATTTTCAGTCGAGAATGGTTTCCTATAAACGTGAATTTATTTCGGCTTTATCACTAAAGTTCAATAGATTAATAACCTACCGTTACTTCAGGCAGCAAATGAATATCGGTGTTCCTTTTCATCAGGATGAAATGGATGTGATTTGGAAAAGTGTGAATTTTCTTAAATACATCCTTGATTCGGAAACGGAAATGATGTACAAAAAAGAAATGGTGGAACACCTTTTTTCTGTTTTCTGTTATCAGATGGCGGGAATTATTTCCAAAGAAGACAACAGTTCGATGAACCAGATGTCAAGGCAGGAGGAAATTGTTTTTGTATTTCTGACCGACCTCGCGGAACATCATCTTACGGAACGGTCGGTTGAATTTTATGCCGAACGTCAGTCGATTACAACCAGACATCTTTCATCAGTTATCAAGTCCATTACAGGAAAGTCTGCAAGTCAAATTATTGCTTTAGTTGTAATTAATGAGGCTAAAGTGCTTTTAAACTCTTCAAATAAAACAGTTTCGGAGATTTCTTCAATTCTTGGATTTAGCGATCAGTACTCGTTTTCTCATTTTTTTAAGAAACATTTAGGCGAAAGTCCAACCCAATACAGGTATCAGTTCGAGAATTAA
- a CDS encoding DUF962 domain-containing protein: MRKIDLLLAEYGDSHRNSTNKLIHWICVPLIFWTILGFISYIPTPNMYLKYFGFLSIASFIALVLVTIFYFRLSWRIALIMIFVMLLMEHFVSLANVTFGAKSWMFYLAVFIITWILQFVGHKIEGKKPSFLKDLQFLLIGPIWLLSFILKKLGIRY, from the coding sequence ATGAGAAAGATTGATTTGCTACTTGCCGAATATGGCGATAGCCACAGAAACTCTACTAACAAACTGATTCATTGGATCTGTGTTCCCTTGATCTTCTGGACTATTTTAGGGTTTATTTCCTATATCCCTACTCCCAATATGTACCTGAAATATTTTGGTTTTCTAAGCATTGCAAGCTTCATCGCTCTGGTTCTTGTAACTATTTTCTATTTCAGATTATCATGGAGAATTGCACTCATCATGATTTTTGTAATGCTTTTAATGGAACATTTTGTTTCTTTAGCCAACGTCACCTTCGGAGCAAAATCATGGATGTTTTACCTGGCCGTATTTATCATCACCTGGATTTTACAATTTGTAGGACATAAAATTGAAGGCAAAAAACCGTCTTTTCTGAAAGATTTACAATTCCTTCTGATTGGTCCGATCTGGTTATTAAGCTTTATTCTTAAAAAGCTTGGAATAAGGTATTAA
- a CDS encoding SAM-dependent methyltransferase, with protein MLVLLPAYLSENTSITHFSPVIKEYIMQTDYFFVENEKTARKVVKFFAPEKKQSDLKLFLLDKYTENADIKEAQQLMLKGRDFGLLSEAGLPCIADPGNLMVKWCHEKNIRVIPISGPSSIILALISSGFNGQEFTFNGYLPIDKSEKKKQILHLESLVQKTGYSQIFMETPYRNNQLFEDLTKFLSPNTKLCIAANINDPELEFIKTKTIKDWQKQKPELHKIPAVFVLGK; from the coding sequence ATGCTTGTTTTACTTCCCGCTTATCTTTCAGAAAATACATCTATCACACATTTTTCACCTGTGATCAAAGAATACATCATGCAGACCGATTACTTCTTCGTAGAAAATGAAAAAACGGCAAGAAAAGTTGTCAAATTTTTTGCTCCTGAGAAAAAACAGTCTGATTTAAAACTTTTTCTTTTAGATAAATACACAGAAAATGCAGATATTAAAGAAGCACAACAATTAATGCTGAAAGGTCGGGATTTTGGATTGCTTTCAGAAGCAGGACTTCCCTGTATTGCAGATCCTGGAAATTTAATGGTGAAGTGGTGTCATGAGAAAAATATCAGAGTAATCCCGATTTCTGGACCCTCATCCATTATTTTAGCCCTTATTTCAAGTGGTTTTAATGGGCAGGAGTTTACATTTAACGGATACCTTCCAATCGATAAAAGCGAAAAGAAAAAACAGATTTTACACCTGGAAAGTTTAGTTCAAAAAACAGGATATTCCCAAATTTTTATGGAAACTCCTTACAGGAATAATCAGCTTTTTGAAGATCTGACGAAGTTTTTATCACCTAATACAAAGTTGTGTATTGCTGCCAATATTAATGATCCCGAGCTAGAATTTATCAAGACAAAAACTATTAAAGACTGGCAAAAACAAAAACCGGAACTTCATAAAATTCCTGCTGTATTTGTTTTAGGTAAATAA
- a CDS encoding DUF4349 domain-containing protein, producing the protein MKKLSILLFCLLIIGCKRSENIAKEEVHADLSEVLQEDKVAAVSTVASYASHPSEKAASENKTSSSTQRIDTISKKIIKNGDMRIQVGDIKKSQDQINEIIKNNQAYIQKEEFQNTDIDENLYITIRVPHKNFDILVNSFSNGVGSVLSKNISSNDVTEEYTDVSIKLANKKIYLEKYRDMLKNAATTKDMLEIQEKIRELEDEIDVSEGRLRFIDDRVNYSTLNLNLYKEKIRSSATSKIGFGSRFGDSVTEGWNSFVAFVLGIISLWPFFLLIPVFIFLWRKWKSRKKK; encoded by the coding sequence ATGAAAAAATTATCTATCTTATTATTTTGTTTACTTATTATCGGCTGTAAAAGATCTGAAAATATTGCTAAAGAAGAAGTTCATGCTGACTTATCTGAGGTTCTACAGGAAGATAAAGTAGCTGCAGTTAGCACTGTTGCGTCATATGCATCTCATCCATCAGAGAAAGCTGCTTCAGAAAACAAAACTTCATCTTCAACCCAAAGAATTGATACTATTTCCAAGAAAATTATTAAAAATGGAGATATGAGAATCCAGGTCGGAGATATTAAGAAATCGCAGGATCAGATCAATGAGATTATAAAAAACAATCAGGCATATATTCAAAAGGAAGAGTTTCAGAATACAGATATAGATGAAAATTTATACATTACCATCAGAGTTCCCCATAAAAACTTTGACATCCTTGTAAATTCTTTTTCCAACGGCGTGGGTTCTGTTTTATCTAAAAATATATCTTCAAATGATGTAACAGAAGAATATACCGATGTTTCCATAAAATTAGCCAACAAAAAAATTTACCTTGAAAAGTACCGCGATATGCTGAAAAATGCGGCGACCACAAAAGATATGCTGGAAATTCAGGAAAAAATACGGGAACTTGAAGATGAGATCGATGTATCAGAAGGCAGATTACGTTTTATTGACGACCGGGTAAATTACAGTACATTAAACCTAAATTTATACAAGGAAAAAATAAGAAGCTCCGCGACATCAAAAATTGGTTTTGGAAGCCGTTTTGGAGATTCTGTTACGGAAGGTTGGAATAGCTTTGTTGCTTTTGTCTTAGGAATTATTTCGCTTTGGCCATTCTTTTTATTGATACCTGTTTTTATTTTCCTTTGGAGAAAATGGAAAAGCAGAAAGAAGAAATAA